In Sulfitobacter sp. M39, the following proteins share a genomic window:
- a CDS encoding mechanosensitive ion channel family protein, translating to MEEVDANPGLIFDKLDGWLDGFFRLLPNIGVALVVAVVFWFLGMGIGALIRKTAGRRGRDNLGNVGGSLMRWAVTIIGFMLAVTIVAPTVTPGDLIAGLGVSSVAIGFAFKDILQNMLAGILILLRQPFEVGDQIVSGGHEGTVEKIETRATMIKTYDGRRVVIPNSDIYTDSVVVNTAFDTRRSEYDIGIGCSDDWDTARKVMQDACASVEGVEADPAPETIPVELGDSANIVRLRWWTKSDRASQIHTFGAVLQAVYKALDEKGIDMPYPTQVHLFHDQTEETDGDRRAQREGWPAGEGDVPKSRAQQRDEKEEKARQSDA from the coding sequence ATGGAAGAAGTCGACGCCAACCCCGGCCTGATTTTCGATAAACTTGACGGCTGGTTGGACGGCTTTTTCAGATTGCTCCCGAATATCGGCGTCGCGCTGGTTGTGGCCGTGGTGTTCTGGTTTCTGGGGATGGGCATCGGCGCGCTGATCCGCAAAACCGCAGGGCGGCGCGGGCGCGACAATCTTGGCAACGTCGGCGGGTCGCTGATGCGGTGGGCCGTGACGATCATCGGCTTCATGTTGGCGGTGACTATCGTCGCCCCGACGGTCACACCGGGGGATCTGATTGCCGGGTTGGGCGTCAGCTCTGTCGCGATCGGTTTCGCGTTCAAGGATATTTTGCAGAACATGCTGGCAGGTATCCTGATCCTGCTGCGTCAGCCCTTTGAAGTCGGCGACCAGATCGTGTCGGGCGGGCATGAGGGCACTGTCGAAAAGATCGAGACCCGCGCCACGATGATCAAGACCTATGACGGTCGCCGCGTGGTGATCCCGAATTCGGACATTTATACAGACAGCGTGGTGGTCAATACCGCCTTTGACACGCGCCGGTCGGAATATGACATCGGCATCGGCTGCAGCGACGACTGGGATACCGCGCGCAAGGTGATGCAGGATGCCTGCGCCAGCGTAGAGGGCGTAGAGGCCGACCCCGCCCCCGAAACGATACCGGTCGAACTGGGCGATTCCGCTAACATTGTCCGCTTGCGGTGGTGGACAAAATCGGACCGTGCTTCGCAAATCCATACCTTCGGGGCGGTGCTGCAGGCCGTATATAAAGCGCTGGATGAAAAAGGGATCGATATGCCCTATCCGACGCAGGTGCATCTGTTCCACGACCAGACCGAAGAGACCGACGGCGACCGCCGCGCGCAGCGCGAGGGATGGCCCGCGGGCGAGGGCGACGTGCCGAAATCGCGTGCTCAGCAACGCGACGAGAAAGAAGAGAAAGCGCGTCAATCCGACGCCTGA
- a CDS encoding DUF421 domain-containing protein, with translation MFFDNTVLDVVARGFVLSGVALIWIILMVRIVGLNSFSKMTNFDFVTTIAFGSLLAGAAQASDWKAFFQTLVATACLFLFQFTLSYLRRRSETVLHTIQNAPVYLMENGKICEEAMRMCRVSRSDLMEKLRESNVMRLSDVRAAVFETTGEVSVLCGDEVDDAMLEYVQRV, from the coding sequence ATGTTTTTCGACAACACGGTACTGGATGTTGTGGCCCGCGGCTTCGTGCTGAGCGGTGTGGCGCTGATCTGGATCATCCTAATGGTGCGGATCGTCGGGCTCAATTCCTTCTCCAAAATGACGAACTTCGACTTTGTGACCACAATCGCTTTTGGCTCTTTGCTGGCGGGGGCGGCACAAGCGTCGGATTGGAAGGCGTTCTTCCAGACTCTGGTTGCGACGGCCTGCCTGTTTCTTTTCCAATTCACGCTGTCCTATCTGCGCCGCCGGTCCGAAACCGTGTTGCATACGATCCAGAATGCACCGGTCTATCTGATGGAAAACGGTAAAATCTGCGAAGAAGCGATGCGGATGTGCCGCGTGTCGCGCAGCGATTTGATGGAGAAGCTGCGCGAATCCAACGTCATGCGGCTGAGCGATGTGCGTGCCGCCGTGTTCGAGACGACGGGCGAAGTCTCTGTTCTATGTGGCGACGAGGTGGATGACGCGATGCTGGAATACGTCCAACGCGTCTAA
- a CDS encoding alpha-hydroxy acid oxidase: MPVTLSDFEASAHATLAADVFAYLEGGAEAELSLRQNRASFGRIGVLPHLLADCAGGHTRMTILRQPAAHPIMVAPMAFQRLFHTEGESATALAAAAQDAVMVVSCQTSTAPEDIATIPGRRWFQLYMQADHDSTMTLVNRAVDCGAEALVVTLDAPINGLRDREVAAGFVLPDGVRPVMLDPLPQPPRPQLQDGQSVVFDGMMVFAPTWQDLTRLIADCPVPVIIKGCLRATDARRFVDAGVAGIIVSNHGGRVLDTVPAPVTQLAAVVQAVGQDVPVYLDGGIRRGSDVFKALALGAEAVLVGRPVMHGLIVDGVRGASQVLRRLRDELEVTMALCGCATVADITPDMITAFGGDPISESDS; encoded by the coding sequence ATGCCTGTGACCTTGTCAGATTTCGAAGCCTCCGCCCATGCGACACTTGCCGCTGATGTGTTTGCCTACCTTGAAGGCGGCGCAGAGGCGGAGCTGTCGCTGCGTCAGAACCGCGCCAGCTTTGGCCGGATAGGAGTGCTGCCGCACCTGTTGGCGGACTGTGCAGGCGGCCATACGCGCATGACGATACTGAGGCAGCCCGCGGCGCATCCGATCATGGTCGCGCCGATGGCGTTCCAACGGCTGTTCCACACGGAAGGGGAAAGTGCGACCGCACTGGCCGCTGCGGCTCAGGACGCGGTGATGGTGGTCAGCTGCCAGACCAGCACGGCGCCCGAAGACATCGCCACCATTCCGGGGCGACGCTGGTTCCAGCTTTATATGCAGGCGGATCACGATAGCACGATGACTTTGGTCAACCGCGCGGTGGACTGCGGGGCAGAGGCGCTGGTGGTGACGCTTGACGCGCCGATCAACGGGCTGCGCGACCGCGAGGTTGCCGCGGGCTTTGTGCTGCCGGATGGCGTGCGCCCCGTGATGCTGGACCCGCTGCCGCAACCGCCGCGACCGCAGTTGCAAGACGGGCAGAGCGTGGTATTCGACGGGATGATGGTCTTTGCCCCCACATGGCAAGACCTGACGCGGCTGATTGCGGACTGCCCCGTTCCGGTGATCATCAAAGGCTGTCTGCGTGCCACGGATGCGCGGCGGTTTGTGGATGCCGGTGTTGCGGGGATCATCGTGTCAAACCACGGGGGCAGGGTGCTGGATACTGTTCCGGCCCCCGTCACGCAGTTGGCCGCCGTGGTGCAGGCGGTGGGGCAGGATGTGCCGGTCTATTTGGATGGCGGCATCCGGCGCGGGAGCGATGTGTTCAAGGCGCTGGCGCTCGGGGCCGAGGCTGTGCTGGTCGGTCGCCCCGTGATGCACGGGTTGATCGTCGACGGGGTACGCGGGGCCAGTCAGGTGTTGCGTCGCTTGCGGGACGAGCTGGAAGTGACGATGGCCTTATGCGGCTGCGCAACTGTTGCGGACATCACCCCCGATATGATCACAGCCTTCGGCGGCGACCCGATCAGCGAAAGCGATAGCTGA
- a CDS encoding energy transducer TonB, with the protein MSFAYAPRYGAGLMLGAGLSIGVHGALVALWLTQAAAYEPPEEAGIQGRELIDLAEVEMIMAAPETDLPDGPPAEDSQATLESPAEREEAKASNDPLLAQIPHTPDDPELQFKIANPDQEVDNDKEATETPTELQEETENENAAQSTAAAPKASAGQDEQDQSVAKEQGLTDAERAEITDWQKSLVLALNAAKDYPRRARDARAEGTTTVAFTLDQYGQIKAREVSKSSGWPVLDQAALDIFDRLQTLPRPPSTMGAGPFNLAIPISYRFR; encoded by the coding sequence ATGAGCTTTGCCTACGCCCCCCGTTATGGTGCCGGGTTGATGCTGGGGGCCGGGCTGAGCATCGGCGTGCATGGTGCGCTGGTCGCACTTTGGCTGACACAGGCCGCGGCCTACGAGCCACCGGAAGAAGCGGGCATTCAGGGCCGCGAGCTGATCGATCTGGCCGAGGTCGAAATGATCATGGCCGCGCCTGAAACCGACCTCCCCGACGGGCCACCCGCCGAGGATAGCCAAGCCACGCTCGAAAGCCCTGCCGAACGCGAGGAAGCCAAAGCCTCCAACGATCCGCTGCTGGCACAGATACCGCACACGCCGGACGACCCCGAACTGCAGTTCAAGATCGCCAACCCCGATCAGGAAGTCGACAACGACAAGGAGGCGACCGAAACGCCGACCGAGTTGCAGGAAGAGACCGAAAACGAGAACGCCGCGCAAAGCACGGCTGCCGCCCCCAAGGCAAGCGCGGGGCAGGACGAACAGGACCAAAGCGTGGCCAAGGAACAGGGCCTGACAGATGCCGAACGGGCTGAGATCACGGATTGGCAAAAGTCTCTGGTTCTGGCGCTGAACGCCGCCAAGGACTACCCCCGCCGCGCCCGCGATGCCCGCGCCGAGGGGACCACAACCGTGGCCTTTACGCTGGATCAATACGGTCAGATCAAAGCGCGCGAGGTGTCCAAGTCGTCAGGCTGGCCGGTGCTGGATCAGGCGGCGCTGGATATCTTTGACCGGCTGCAAACGCTGCCGCGCCCGCCCTCGACGATGGGCGCAGGTCCGTTCAATCTGGCAATCCCGATCAGCTATCGCTTTCGCTGA
- the exbD gene encoding TonB system transport protein ExbD, translating to MGVRLSDGGDDLAPNADINITPFIDVMLVLLIIFMVAAPLSTVDVNVELPVATGKPAPRPDDPVFVTIHQDLSLSVGEEEVSLGDLNMRLGILTRLDLGTRIYINADRSVPYGEVMAVMNRMRSEGYLKIGLVGLEDEGGAAPAAAGDVAIAPPATAAQDAAE from the coding sequence ATGGGCGTGCGACTTTCTGACGGCGGCGACGATCTTGCCCCCAATGCGGATATCAACATCACACCGTTTATCGACGTGATGCTGGTGCTGCTGATCATCTTTATGGTGGCGGCCCCGCTGTCTACCGTGGACGTCAACGTAGAGCTGCCGGTCGCCACCGGCAAACCCGCGCCGCGCCCCGATGATCCGGTCTTTGTCACCATCCATCAGGACCTCAGCCTGAGCGTGGGCGAAGAAGAGGTATCTTTGGGGGATCTGAACATGCGGCTTGGCATCCTGACCCGTCTGGATCTGGGCACGCGCATCTATATCAATGCCGATCGCTCCGTTCCCTACGGCGAGGTGATGGCCGTGATGAACCGCATGCGCAGCGAAGGCTATCTGAAGATCGGCCTCGTCGGGCTTGAGGACGAGGGCGGGGCCGCCCCGGCGGCGGCAGGTGACGTGGCAATCGCTCCCCCTGCCACCGCTGCGCAGGACGCCGCAGAATGA
- the exbB gene encoding tonB-system energizer ExbB: MKFPSILLAAVLVATPQLAAADTASVNIALITWADEWIGPALSEPMRVAAQQGGHSPLAMFMGADIVVKAVMFGLAIASVLGWAVWAGKILQVSWANARLRRSYRKLAKAGALKGAQAKSFSGPMRAMIRAALAEIDISDGLNKAGIKERVASELSRIEAGAARSMQSGAMILGSIGSTAPFIGLFGTVWGIMNSFIGIAESGSTSLTVVAPGIAEALLATAIGLVAAIPAVLLYNHITRVVTGYRARVGDAAALVERCLSRDLDRAERTAEVPHTTPDIATKLAAE, encoded by the coding sequence ATGAAATTTCCTAGCATCCTTCTGGCGGCCGTCCTTGTCGCAACGCCGCAACTGGCCGCAGCCGACACTGCGTCGGTCAATATCGCGCTGATCACATGGGCTGACGAATGGATCGGCCCTGCCCTGTCCGAGCCGATGCGCGTGGCCGCGCAACAGGGCGGCCATTCGCCGCTGGCCATGTTCATGGGGGCCGATATCGTCGTGAAGGCGGTGATGTTCGGGCTGGCCATCGCATCGGTTCTGGGCTGGGCCGTATGGGCGGGCAAGATCCTGCAGGTGAGCTGGGCCAACGCACGGCTGCGCCGGTCCTACCGCAAGCTTGCCAAAGCAGGTGCCCTCAAAGGCGCGCAGGCGAAATCTTTCTCCGGCCCCATGCGCGCCATGATCCGCGCCGCTTTGGCAGAGATCGACATCTCTGACGGGTTAAACAAAGCGGGCATCAAGGAACGCGTCGCATCCGAGCTTTCGCGGATCGAAGCGGGGGCCGCGCGCTCCATGCAGTCGGGCGCGATGATCTTGGGCTCCATCGGGTCGACGGCACCGTTCATCGGGCTTTTCGGCACGGTCTGGGGCATCATGAACAGCTTTATCGGCATCGCTGAAAGCGGCAGCACCAGCCTGACAGTCGTCGCCCCCGGTATCGCCGAAGCGCTGCTGGCCACCGCCATCGGTCTGGTCGCCGCGATCCCTGCCGTGCTGCTTTATAACCACATTACCCGCGTCGTCACAGGCTACCGGGCGCGTGTGGGGGATGCCGCGGCGCTGGTGGAACGCTGCCTGTCGCGCGATCTGGACCGTGCAGAGCGTACCGCCGAAGTGCCCCATACCACCCCTGATATCGCCACCAAACTGGCAGCGGAGTAA
- a CDS encoding Fe2+-dependent dioxygenase produces MLLCVENILSPQEVAHIRSVIDTAQWDDGRNTAGAQSAQTKRNQQIPLDSPVLPDLQTLVLQRLMGNPTWVSAALPLHVLPPMFNRYEEAETFGVHVDNAIRVNPQTGQRLRTDLSCTLFLNDPDDYDGGELVIEDNYGTQSVKLPAGHCVLYPSTSLHQVTPVTRGARVASFFWVQSMIRDGGQREILFDLDQSIQELSASAGLNDPTAVRLTGIYHNLIRQWAET; encoded by the coding sequence ATGTTGCTTTGCGTCGAAAATATCCTGTCACCGCAGGAAGTTGCCCATATCCGATCGGTTATCGACACGGCCCAATGGGACGACGGCCGCAACACCGCCGGCGCGCAATCGGCGCAAACCAAGCGCAATCAGCAAATTCCCCTCGACAGCCCCGTTCTGCCCGACCTGCAGACGCTGGTGCTCCAGCGGTTGATGGGCAACCCCACGTGGGTTTCCGCCGCCCTCCCGCTGCATGTCCTGCCCCCGATGTTCAACCGCTACGAAGAGGCAGAGACCTTCGGCGTGCATGTCGACAACGCCATCCGCGTGAACCCGCAAACCGGCCAGCGCCTGCGGACCGACCTGTCGTGCACGCTGTTCCTGAATGACCCCGACGACTATGACGGTGGCGAGCTGGTCATCGAAGACAACTACGGCACCCAGTCGGTCAAACTGCCGGCGGGGCACTGCGTGCTTTATCCGTCAACCTCGCTGCATCAGGTCACGCCTGTCACCCGTGGTGCGCGTGTTGCGTCCTTCTTCTGGGTGCAGTCGATGATCCGCGACGGCGGCCAGCGCGAAATTCTCTTCGATCTGGATCAATCCATCCAAGAGCTGTCGGCCAGCGCGGGTCTGAACGACCCGACCGCCGTGCGCCTGACCGGCATCTACCACAACCTCATCCGACAATGGGCAGAGACCTGA
- a CDS encoding TonB-dependent receptor, producing the protein MTQTKTPHSLRGHTASRSIGMMTAAAIGATSPAALYAQSSDEPLLLPGIEVETSEPQAAKPKPQPAKKRAAAAPAPRATPAPAPAPVVAEAPVAAAPAAPVAGENGLSPYANPEAGYQAVQSGNSLLTQPLVDTPRTVTAVTQEVLRDKNATSVRELARTTPGITLGTGEGGNAFGDVLFIRGFRSSNDVFIDGVRDSGVAVRETFMAEQVEITKGPSGSIGGRSTTGGAVNLVTKKAQDTDFVKTTTTFGTADLARQEVDWNKVWNDRFKTRIGAVAQVSDVAGRDGSKDDRLGLSIAAEYEATDRLTLDFEAYQLQMKQMPDWGVPWDGTNGVPFTESAAGRPTLDRDTFYGNPDRDFHDATQSVATFGATFEITPGMTFTNRSRLSRTENDYIVSAPERPDTSGADPQNWTLTASPKSRYQVNEVASNTSELSFGFNTGSARHDMIAGFALSREEISQRGYVGLSSEVGGGTAEDRLEGCSVAIYNPDVSGCSTATPVRSADATLTDVTTRSLYLNDTITFNPQWQLNLGARLDDYSVSRTTTEAGADTLSRDDTMFNWNAGVVWKPRDNGSIYLSYATSTNPVGDELDAGGGSYNGIDSSNLLLEPEENTAIELGTKWQFGNLTATAALFQTTKDNARESTGGRGAPVVTTATGEYRVRGIELGFGGNITEKLSLFGGATLMDSEVLKSSNPDNVGEEFANIAHEQFNVLARYDYNDQWSFGGQATWRGSVQGGTFAATNGNKLPSYWRFDLMADYHITDDASVNFRIDNVLDETYYDALYRSGTPFVYVAPGRSASISVSMKF; encoded by the coding sequence ATGACTCAGACGAAAACACCACACAGCTTGCGTGGCCACACGGCCAGCCGCAGCATCGGCATGATGACGGCCGCCGCCATCGGCGCAACGTCTCCTGCAGCACTTTATGCGCAATCCAGCGACGAGCCGCTGCTGCTTCCCGGGATCGAGGTTGAAACCTCCGAGCCGCAGGCCGCCAAGCCCAAGCCACAACCCGCCAAGAAACGCGCCGCGGCGGCCCCTGCCCCCCGCGCGACACCAGCACCCGCCCCTGCACCCGTCGTGGCCGAGGCCCCCGTTGCTGCCGCCCCCGCCGCGCCCGTCGCTGGCGAAAACGGCTTGTCCCCCTACGCCAACCCCGAAGCCGGATATCAGGCCGTCCAATCGGGCAACTCGCTGCTGACGCAACCGCTGGTCGATACACCGCGCACCGTCACCGCAGTCACCCAGGAAGTGCTGCGCGACAAGAACGCGACATCGGTGCGTGAACTCGCCCGCACCACCCCCGGCATCACATTGGGCACCGGCGAAGGCGGCAACGCATTCGGCGACGTTCTGTTCATCCGCGGCTTCCGGTCCTCCAACGACGTCTTCATCGACGGCGTGCGTGATTCCGGTGTCGCCGTGCGCGAGACATTCATGGCCGAACAGGTCGAGATCACCAAAGGCCCATCGGGTTCTATCGGAGGGCGTTCGACCACCGGCGGCGCGGTCAATCTGGTGACCAAAAAGGCGCAGGACACGGACTTCGTCAAAACCACCACGACCTTTGGCACCGCCGATCTGGCGCGTCAGGAAGTCGACTGGAACAAGGTCTGGAACGACCGCTTCAAGACCCGCATCGGTGCCGTCGCCCAAGTCAGTGACGTTGCCGGCCGCGACGGTAGCAAAGACGACCGTCTGGGTCTGTCCATTGCAGCCGAATACGAAGCGACCGACCGTCTGACACTGGATTTCGAAGCCTACCAGCTCCAGATGAAACAGATGCCAGACTGGGGTGTGCCATGGGATGGCACCAACGGCGTACCCTTCACCGAATCCGCGGCAGGCCGTCCGACGCTGGACCGTGACACCTTCTACGGCAACCCAGACCGCGATTTCCACGATGCGACACAAAGCGTTGCCACTTTCGGCGCCACCTTTGAAATCACACCGGGCATGACCTTCACCAACCGCTCCCGTCTCAGCCGGACCGAGAACGACTATATCGTGTCGGCGCCTGAACGCCCTGACACCTCGGGTGCCGATCCGCAGAACTGGACGCTGACGGCCTCCCCCAAAAGCCGGTATCAGGTCAACGAGGTGGCGTCGAACACCAGCGAGCTTTCCTTTGGCTTCAACACCGGGTCGGCGCGCCATGACATGATCGCGGGCTTCGCGCTGTCGCGTGAAGAGATCAGCCAGCGCGGCTATGTCGGCCTATCCTCCGAAGTGGGGGGCGGCACTGCCGAGGACCGTCTCGAAGGGTGCTCTGTCGCGATCTACAACCCCGATGTCAGCGGCTGTTCCACAGCGACACCTGTCCGCAGCGCCGATGCGACGCTGACCGATGTCACCACACGGTCGCTGTATCTGAACGACACGATCACCTTTAACCCGCAGTGGCAGTTGAACCTTGGTGCCCGTCTGGATGACTACAGCGTCAGCCGGACCACCACGGAAGCCGGTGCCGATACGCTGTCGCGCGATGACACCATGTTCAACTGGAATGCCGGTGTTGTCTGGAAACCCCGCGACAACGGGTCGATCTATCTGTCCTATGCCACCTCCACCAACCCCGTCGGGGATGAACTGGACGCAGGCGGCGGCAGCTACAACGGGATCGATTCCTCGAACCTGCTGCTGGAGCCTGAAGAAAACACCGCGATTGAACTGGGCACCAAATGGCAGTTCGGCAACCTAACCGCCACCGCTGCGCTGTTCCAGACCACCAAGGACAATGCCCGTGAAAGCACAGGCGGCCGCGGCGCACCTGTTGTGACCACCGCGACCGGCGAATACCGCGTCCGCGGGATCGAACTGGGCTTTGGCGGCAACATCACCGAAAAGCTGAGCCTGTTCGGCGGTGCGACCCTGATGGACAGCGAAGTGCTGAAAAGCAGCAACCCCGACAACGTTGGCGAAGAGTTCGCGAATATCGCGCACGAGCAGTTCAACGTACTGGCCCGTTACGACTATAACGACCAGTGGAGCTTTGGCGGCCAAGCAACATGGCGCGGCAGCGTTCAGGGCGGCACATTCGCGGCCACCAACGGCAACAAGCTGCCCAGCTACTGGCGCTTTGACCTGATGGCAGATTACCACATCACGGATGATGCCTCGGTCAACTTCCGTATCGATAACGTGCTGGACGAAACCTACTATGACGCGCTGTACCGCTCCGGCACGCCCTTCGTTTATGTGGCACCGGGCCGCTCTGCGTCCATCTCTGTCAGCATGAAGTTCTAA
- the hemP gene encoding hemin uptake protein HemP — protein MTFHAPPKTQAPMNALPTYSARDLTEGGDLAQIVLDTQTYTLRITRAGKLILTK, from the coding sequence ATGACATTTCATGCCCCCCCAAAGACCCAAGCCCCGATGAACGCGCTGCCGACCTACTCTGCCCGCGACCTGACTGAAGGCGGAGATCTGGCCCAAATCGTGCTGGATACCCAGACCTACACCCTGCGAATCACACGCGCTGGCAAATTGATCCTGACCAAATGA